A genomic segment from Capra hircus breed San Clemente chromosome 7, ASM170441v1, whole genome shotgun sequence encodes:
- the LOC102184708 gene encoding putative olfactory receptor 7A2, translating to MEPGNDTQISEFILLGLSEEPELQPLIFGLFLSMYLITVFGNLLIILAVSSDPHLHTPMYFFLSNLSFVDICFISTTVPKMLWNLQTQSKVITYEGCITQIYFFLLSAVLDIFLLTVMAYDRFVAICHPLHYTIIMNPRLCGLLVLVSWIMCILNSLLQSLMVLRLSFCTNVEIPHFFCDLSQMTQLACSDNFLNYMVIYFTAVLLGSGALIGILYSYSKIVSSIHRVTSTQGKYKAFSTCASHLSVVSLFFSTSLGVYFSSAATQSSHSSAIASVMYTVVTPMLNPFIYSLRNKDIKGALKRLFVMVSPKRQIILGLEKCPSLRGSMPQSQLL from the coding sequence ATGGAACCAGGCAATGATACACAAATTTCAGAATTTATTCTCCTGGGAttgtcagaggaaccagagctacAGCCCCTCATATTTGGACTTTTCCTCTCCATGTACCTGATCACTGTGTTTGGAAACCTGCTCATCATCCTGGCTGTCAGCTCAgacccccacctccacacccccatgtacttcttcctctccaacctgTCCTTTGTAGACATCTGTTTCATCTCTACCACTGTCCCAAAGATGTTGTGGAACCTCCAGACCCAGAGCAAAGTTATAACCTATGAAGGCTGCAtcacacaaatttattttttcctactctCTGCAGTGTTGGACATCTTCCTCCTGacagtgatggcctatgaccgctttgTGGCCATCTGTCACCCGCTGCACTACACAATCATCATGAATCCCCGGCTCTGTGGACTACTGGTCCTGGTGTCTTGGATCATGTGTATTCTGAATTCCTTGTTACAAAGCTTAATGGTGTTGCGGCTTTCCTTTTGCACTAATGTGGAAATCCCCCACTTTTTTTGTGACCTCAGTCAGATGACCCAACTTGCCTGTTCCGACAACTTTCTTAATTACATGGTGATTTATTTTACAGCTGTCCTTCTAGGTAGTGGCGCCCTGATTGGTATCCTTTACTCTTACTCAAAGATTGTTTCCTCCATACATAGAGTCACGTCAACCCAAGGGAAGTATAAAGCATTTTCCACCTGTGCATCTCACCTCTCAGTTGTCtccttatttttttctacaaGCCTAGGGGTGTACTTTAGCTCTGCTGCTACCCAGAGCTCACACTCAAGTGCAATAGCCTCAGTGATGTACACTGTGGTCACACCCATGTTGAATCCCTTCATCTACAGTCtgagaaataaagacataaagGGGGCTCTGAAAAGACTCTTTGTGATGGTGAGTCCAAAAAGGCAAATAATTCTGGGCCTGGAGAAATGCCCATCATTGCGGGGCTCAATGCCTCAGAGTCAGCTGTTGTGA